A region of Spirochaetaceae bacterium DNA encodes the following proteins:
- a CDS encoding type II toxin-antitoxin system prevent-host-death family antitoxin codes for MGVITAKALKQHTGDFIKRLRAGEPFVLTYRGKRIGVVTPCTDDQGEVSSQSADERWAEVEAALAQSEPAFPDWSQATAWIRDRT; via the coding sequence ATGGGAGTGATCACGGCAAAGGCGTTGAAGCAGCACACCGGAGACTTCATCAAGCGATTGCGCGCCGGAGAGCCCTTCGTGCTTACTTACCGCGGCAAGCGAATCGGCGTGGTGACACCATGCACCGACGACCAGGGGGAGGTTTCATCACAGTCGGCCGACGAACGCTGGGCGGAGGTCGAAGCGGCTCTCGCACAGTCCGAGCCGGCGTTTCCGGACTGGTCGCAGGCCACGGCATGGATCAGGGACCGTACCTGA